A window from Plasmodium gaboni strain SY75 chromosome 9, whole genome shotgun sequence encodes these proteins:
- a CDS encoding hypothetical protein (conserved Plasmodium protein, unknown function), producing the protein MYIKIVKNIKRYHNLFHYRKEYVATESLIKNTYLTKEYYDKNKKKKIDLFDFVPPENFVSSYFEKLDKCYSNPRSILRLYKDYIEKEDYPNYNWLIRCFCQLANIFGFNSFWSVKDKEAIHELKLFKYLVYDLIEKKEKIKARHCPRLLYAMCCLDYRCYFLLPTILEIIEMNIEKYRFPTLCMISFCLSYLGLTNQNVQFGCENYLSRNYNLIIKILNNLYERREEGKIDTTNFCWSLLSFVMVINNMYEYPSKENSFLPEILKNSCNSITKENIPESGWVQYFLYMTLYCCDVEKPGNEIQIKESIPYFIQEYLHLKWLDNILITAQNQGSEKMQLEMENIINKLQLKNFFINLSVGRKIDEQHCFFTSHFYKPLNLCIEYDYFHPIGQNRPLVSGIISLKNRIFKKLNYNVVNIHKCYWDILNEDQKEAQLIKILETFKHKQDPNTKTESKELYEEKYFDSNILHLKHKRVKFHTWPPENITI; encoded by the exons atgtatataaaaattgtgaaaaatattaaacGATATCACaatttatttcattatagAAAGGAATATGTAGCTACAGAAtctttaataaaaaatacttATTTAACTAAAgaatattatgataaaaataagaagaaaaaaatagaCTTATTTGATTTTGTACCACCAGAAAATTTTGTATCCTCATATTTTGAAAAGCTCGATAAGTGTTATTCGAATCCAAGATCTATATTAAG GCTATATAAAGATTATATTGAAAAAGAAGATTACCCTAATTACAATTGGCTAATTCGATGCTTCTGTCAGCTAGCCAATATCTTTGGGTTCAACTCCTTCTGGAGTGTAAAGGACAAAGAAGCTATTCATGAATtgaaattatttaaatatctagtatatgatttaatagaaaaaaaagagaaaataAAAGCAAGACATTGTCCTAGATTACTTTATGCAATGTGTTGTTTAGATTATCGTTgttattttcttcttccGACAATTTTAGAGATAATTGAAATgaatatagaaaaatatagGTTCCCAACATTATGCATGATAAGTTTTTGTTTATCATATTTGGGATTAACAAATCAAAATGTACAATTTGGTTGtgaaaattatttatctagaaattataatttaataataaaaatattgaataatttatatgaaagAAGAGAGGAAGGAAAAATAGATACTACCAACTTTTGTTGGTCCTTATTATCATTTGTTATGgttataaataatatgtatgaATATCCTTCAAAAGAAAATAGCTTTTTACCagaaattttaaaaaattcatGTAATTCAAtaacaaaagaaaatatacCAGAAAGTGGATGGgtacaatattttttatatatgacATTATATTGTTGTGATGTTGAAAAACCTGGAAATgaaatacaaataaaagaaagtataccatattttattcaggaatatttacatttaaaatggttagataatatattaataacGGCACAAAATCAGGGATCTGAAAAAATGCAACTTGAAAtggaaaatattataaataaattacagttaaaaaatttctttattaatttatctGTGGGTAGAAAAATAGATGAACAGCATTGTTTTTTTACCTCTCACTTTTATAAACCTTTAAATTTATGTATTGAATATGATTACTTTCATCCAATTGGGCAAAACAGACCACTTGTAAGTGGTATAatatctttaaaaaatcgtatatttaaaaaacTCAATTATAATGTTGttaatatacataaatgTTATTGGgatattttaaatgaaGATCAAAAAGAAGCACAACTAATCAAAATCTTAGAAACATTTAAACACAAACAAGATCCGAATACTAAAACTGAATCCaaagaattatatgaagaaaaatattttgattcaaatatattacatcTAAAACATAAGAGAGTTAAATTTCATACTTGGCCACCagaaaatataacaatttga
- a CDS encoding putative NifU-like scaffold protein produces the protein MKCIFLNVLFIWYFFFVYVKNISILKYDKPKVLFIQNNFEPLNNNILRVPLNILRKRTNVVKNKKNIVPFQIFLSSENDEGLYYELNPENVEKVLNLIRPKLQIDNGDVELVDIKNNDLYIRLLGNCVTCSSNSITVSHVIKKTLKMYIRNEQNQEPNVIITNFDEINEQNIQNCLSQLKPYLDFLKVEVIIKELVNNKENINNYVCLKFLNIENSSEDINIPHNVKNEITERLKQKFPTLTVNFEN, from the exons ATGAAATGTATATTTCTCAATGTCCTTTTTATTTggtattttttttttgtgtatGTGAAAAACATTAGCATCTTAAAATATGACAAGCCAAAGGTGTTatttatacaaaataatttcgaacctttaaataataacatattaaGGGTTCctttgaatatattaagaaaaagaacaaatgtagtaaaaaataaaaagaatattgtaccatttcaaatatttttatcatcagaaaatgatgaaggtttatattatgaattaAATCCTGAAAATGTGGAAAAGGTTTTAAATTTAATCAGACCTAAATTACAAATAGATAACGGTGATGTAGAATTAgtagatataaaaaataatgatttatatattagatTGTTGGGAAATTGTGTTACTTGCAGTTCTAATAGTATAACTGTATCACATGTAATTAAGAAAACattaaaaatgtatataagAAATGAACAGAATCAAGAACCTAACGTAATCATCACAAACTTTGATGAAATCaatgaacaaaatattcAAAACTGCTTAAGTCAGTTGAAACCATACTTGGATTTTTTAA aaGTAGAAGTCATAATTAAAGAGTTGGTAAATAATAAGGAGAATATTAACAACTATGTTTGCTTGAAATTTctaaatatagaaaattCAAGTGAAGACATAAATATACCACACAACGtcaaaaatgaaataacAGAAAGATTAAAACAAAAGTTCCCCACATTAACTGTTAATTTTGAAAActaa
- a CDS encoding hypothetical protein (conserved Plasmodium protein, unknown function) — protein sequence MIKIYKEYLGTENYFSTIFSYIILHLYNKDNFFKKRTNKNNLFGDLKKPFYLNKKRVIIQNKVIKKKNLVLHFSTSQISYFYYHYFVYILLPKLNYLSSCEKNEIIQNVYLINNNTQQDVKDYIYNKINQNERNIIFCNNLLPGENFNYINTLGIFLENKYFLDLPFKNFKSTHNVRNDTYLKNSRHNNCIMLKNKIFNLNKKNQKNVIYPNTLYISYFFNNDYDKQCMKLIKRNKHLNILLKYNHIINEINKNIQWFKHYSFYKYYTDAYINFLNYRMDIFYQYMNIFINKNKIYMHTRRNNNAIIYYFSKYKHIFLNSKIFFHFINNKNVYVDFSKGADLYIKFLQLQEKIYNLSSTVNPDIFLLSSNYEDINNKTNFNKPNLIKEIKRNVNIHIWTDSQKEEFYYNLKKIKFKKFYN from the coding sequence atgataaaaatttataaagaatatttaGGTACCGAAAATTACTTCAGCAcaatattttcttatataattttacatctttataataaagataatttctttaaaaagagaacaaataagaataatttATTTGGAGATTTGAAAAAGCCgttttatttaaataagAAAAGAGTTATCATTCAAAAcaaagtaataaaaaaaaaaaacctAGTACTTCATTTTTCAACAAGCCAAATTAGTTACTTCTATTATCATTActttgtttatatattgttacCGAAATTGAATTATTTGAGTAGTtgtgaaaaaaatgaaattatacaaaatgtttatttaataaataacaaTACGCAACAAGATGTGAAGgattacatatataataaaataaatcaGAATGAACgaaatataattttttgtaataatttGCTACCAGGagaaaattttaattatattaacaCTTTAGGCATAtttttagaaaataaatattttttagatttaccttttaaaaattttaagTCTACACATAATGTACGTAATGatacatatttaaaaaacagtagacataataattgtattatgttaaagaataaaatatttaatttgaataaaaagaatcaaaaaaatgttatatatcCCAATACATTGTACatatcttatttttttaataacGATTATGATAAACAATGTATGAAATTAATTAAGAGAAATAAGCACTTAAATATACtgttaaaatataatcatattataaacgaaataaataagaacATACAATGGTTTAAAcattattcattttataaatattatactgatgcatatataaatttctTGAACTATCGAATggatatattttatcaatatatgaatatttttataaataaaaataaaatatatatgcatacaagacgaaataataatgctattatatattattttagtaaatataaacatatttttttaaattcaaaaatattctttcattttataaataataaaaatgtatatgtaGATTTTTCCAAAGGTGctgatttatatataaaatttttgCAGCTACaagaaaaaatttataatttatcatCAACTGTTAATCCggatatttttttattgtcTTCCAACTATGaagatattaataataagaCCAATTTTAATAAACCCAACTtaattaaagaaataaaaagaaatgtAAATATACACATTTGGACTGATTCGCAAAAGGAAgaattttattataatttaaagaaaattaaatttaagaaattttataattaa